CTCGGCGCGGTGGCTGGATATGCAGTGACGTGCGTCTACGGTTTACCTGACCCAAATTACGCAGAACTCTCTTTCATGGATGTTATAGATGCGTTAGGTGCTTCTCAACAGCCAACAATCTTAGCGTTTGAGCAAAAATTTCCACCCGAATTCGCGAATAAAGTCGGTTTAGCCGGTGGAAACATGACAGCAGCGATGAAATCAATCGGTTGCTTAGGCGCGATTTCAAACGGTCCATCACGCGATATTGACGAAATCCGACCGATGGAATTTCAGTATCTGTTAAGCGGCATCACGCCTGGACACGGGGCAATGGCAGTTCAGGCTGTCAACGTGCCGGTTTCAATAGCAGGAATGGATGTCGCACCGGGTGAAATAATCCACATGGATGAAAACGGTGCGTGCAAGTTCCCCGGGGACAAATTGGAGGCAGTGCTAACAAATGTCAAGGCATTGCTTGAAGAGGAAGGCGATCGAATTGGACAACTACTCTCAGGTCCCAAGACTGCTAAGCAGGTCCGCGCCATTTTCGGTGGACATTCTTATGCAGAAGATGACGAAGAGTAGTTCGTTTTTTATCCGTTTGCATAACCGATTTCGATCTAATTTGCTTAGAGCCTTGACATCTGAGACGAAAATTTATCGGTGGATTTATGGCATTTTGGGCATTGTAAACCCATGTGATGTCTGATTTGAATGAATCTGAAACATTTTCTCGCTAAGGAGATGTGCAGGGTAAATTCACCGTCCAAAAAATATAAAATTGCTATATAGATAAAGTTGATATATAATAATATATGAGGAAATTTTTAAACGTAATTTTCCAATTTCTGTCTTAGATTACAAGCATAAATTTTCTATCAAATTTCCCATTGTACCTCTTATGCGTTTCGGTGTGGCAGCTGCTCGTAGGTACAGATTGAGATGCGGACCACGCCAACAGAATTCCATATTATAAAACCGAAAGAATCTAAATTCAAACAGGACGAAAGATGGACAACGTTTTTGAAGCCCTGAACGAACGCGGCTTTATCAAACAGGTCACAAATGCTGAACAGGTTACACGCTTGTTAGCTGAAAAACAGGTCCCCTACTACGTTGGTTTTGATCCGACAGCACCGAGTCTGCATGTCGGGAGTCTTGTTCCGATAATGGCGATGGCACACTTGCAACGCGCCGGACATACGCCGATTGCAATCATCGGCGGTGGGACAACAATGATAGGCGATCCGACTGACAAAACCGAGATGCGCTCGATGTTATCGCAAGAACAAATTTCAGCTAACGGCAAGGATATCCTCGCGCAGCTGCAACGTTACTTAAATCTTGATAATGGAATAGCGGATGCTGATAATTCGCAAACTACTTTGAAGGTAGGTAGATTTCTCAATAATGCTGATTGGTTGCTTTCGGTAAACTACATTGAATTCCTACGCGATATTGGCAAACACTTTCGGGTGAATGAGATGATCAAGGTAGAAGGCTATCGGCAACGCCTTGAACGTGAACTCGGTCTTTCATTTCTTGAATTTAATTATCAACTCCTCCAAGCTTACGATTACTTGTGTCTCTTTCAGGAATATGGGTGCCGTCTCCAACTTGGTGGAGACGACCAATGGGGCAATATCCTTGCCGGTGTTGATCTCGTCCGCCGGATCGAAGGCGAACGGGTTCACGCGGTCACTTTTCCACTCCTCACAACAGCAAACGGTGCAAAGATGGGAAAAACCGCTGGTGGCGCAGTTTGGCTTGATGCAGAACAGACCTCACCGTATGAATTTTATCAGTATTGGATCAACGTAGACGACCGCGATGTCTCGCGGTTCCTCGCGTATTTCACGTTCCTCCCGATGGATGAAGTCCGACGACTCGGTCGTTTAGAGGATGAAGCCATTCGCGAGGCAAAGGAAGTCCTCGCTTACGAAGTCACACAACTTGCTCACGGAAAGGCGGAAGCCGACAAAGCACAAGCGGCATCACGCGCTGCGTTTGGGGGTGGCAACCTCAATGAGGCCGAGATGCCGACTTCTGTTATTCCATCGGAACGCCTTGACACCGGCATTCCGATCATGGCGTTGTTCCATGAAGTCGGGTTAGCAAATTCACGCAGCGAAGCGCGACGGCTCATTCAACAGGGTGGTGCCTACATCAATGAAAAACAGTACCGTGCGATAGATATGGTCGTTGGTCCTGACTTGCTTGAGGAAAACGCTTTGCTTCTCCGTGCTGGTAAGAAACGTTACCATCGAATTGTTTTAAAAGAGAATTAATCATAACTACGGAATATTTATTTATAGGCGTGCTTTCAGTGCACATCATCATAAAATGGTTTCGCAGGTTTACTGCGCCTGTGTACCACTAACCAGAGAGGTATAGTATGGCAGTTGATAATCCGAAAGAGGTTGATGAAGGGGCAACCTCTCCAAAGCCTCCTAACGGCGGTGATCGGACAGGTCTCACTTTCACACCCTATTTTACTACGTCTGGCGTTCATCCATACGACTTGTTGGAGTGGGAACGTCGCGACGCGGTCATCTATAACGAAAAAGGTGATGTCATCTTTAAACAGGAGCAGGTTGAAGTACCAGCAGACTGGACACAACTCGCGACAGATATTGCATCATCAAAGTATTTCCGCAAAGCCGGGGTTCCGGGAGCAGAAGCAGAGGACAGTGCTCGCCAACTGGTTACGCGTGTGGCGCGCACGCTCCGCCGCGCTGGAGAAGAATTGGGGGGCTATTTCGCGACCCCTGAAGACGCACAGAATTTTGAGATGGAGTTGACGCATATTCTTGTTACACAACGCGGTGCTTTCAACTCACCTGTCTGGTTTAACTGCGGCTTGTGGCATGAATATAATATCGAGGGGGGCGGTGGAAACTACTATTGGGACCAGGACGCAGAAAAAGTCAAGGTCACTACCAATGCGTACGAACACCCACAAAATTCCGCCTGTTTCATCCAAAGTGTTGATGATTCTCTGGATTCTATGTTGGAGCTCCAGAGATCTGAAGTGCGTCTCTTTAAATACGGCAGTGGCACAGGCTCTAACTTTAGTAAAGTTCGCGCCAGAGGTGAACTCCTCTCCGGCGGCGGTGAGAGTTCTGGCGTTCTTTCGTTCCTTGAAGGCTTTGATCGATGGGCAGGCAGTATCAAGTCCGGCGGTACGACGCGACGCGCAGCCAAAATGGTCATCCTTGACATGGACCACCCAGAGATTGTTGACTATATCGATTGGAAGTTAAAGGAAGAGGATAAAGCGAAGGCACTTATCGCTGCAGGATACCCAGCCGATTTCAATGGTGAGGCATACAGTACGGTTAGCGGACAGAACAGCAACAACTCTTTACGGATCCCTGACGACTTCATGAACGCCTATCTACAGGGGGATTCCTGGAAAACGACATATCGGACGAGCGGCGACGTTGCTGACGAATATGATGCCAGAACACTGATGGAGAAGATCGCTTATGCTGCTTGGGCATGCGCGGATCCGGGTGTGCAATTTGACAGCACGATTCAGAAATGGCATACTTGTAAAAACACGGGCAGAATTAATGCCAGCAATCCGTGCAGTGAATACCTCTTCTTAGACGACTCTGCCTGCAACCTCGCCAGTATTAATCTCGCTAAATTCTTGAAAGATGATAATACCTTCGACATTGAAGGTTTCCGTGCTACTGTTCGTGTGTTCGCGACTGCGATGGAAATCATAGTAGATCTCTCCTCATATCCGACAGAACGTATAGCACAACGCTCTCATGAATATCGTCCGCTCGGACTCGGTTATGCTAATTTGGGGGCACTCTTGATGCGTTTAGGCATCCCTTACAACAGCGCGCAAGCTTGTGCTTATGCGGGTGCTATTACTGCTATCCTGAGCGGTCAGGGGTACCAGACGAGTGCAGAGATTGCTAAAAGTGTCGGCGCTTTTGCTGGATACGCGAAGAATAGCGACGCTATGTTAGATGTTATGCGGCTGCACCGTGATGCTGCCTAT
The window above is part of the Candidatus Poribacteria bacterium genome. Proteins encoded here:
- a CDS encoding RraA family protein codes for the protein MALTEQGMLAELRKYDTPSITNVVATYPGSPLCLGLYNPWTENWYTDTTLRCMYPELGAVAGYAVTCVYGLPDPNYAELSFMDVIDALGASQQPTILAFEQKFPPEFANKVGLAGGNMTAAMKSIGCLGAISNGPSRDIDEIRPMEFQYLLSGITPGHGAMAVQAVNVPVSIAGMDVAPGEIIHMDENGACKFPGDKLEAVLTNVKALLEEEGDRIGQLLSGPKTAKQVRAIFGGHSYAEDDEE
- the tyrS gene encoding tyrosine--tRNA ligase; protein product: MDNVFEALNERGFIKQVTNAEQVTRLLAEKQVPYYVGFDPTAPSLHVGSLVPIMAMAHLQRAGHTPIAIIGGGTTMIGDPTDKTEMRSMLSQEQISANGKDILAQLQRYLNLDNGIADADNSQTTLKVGRFLNNADWLLSVNYIEFLRDIGKHFRVNEMIKVEGYRQRLERELGLSFLEFNYQLLQAYDYLCLFQEYGCRLQLGGDDQWGNILAGVDLVRRIEGERVHAVTFPLLTTANGAKMGKTAGGAVWLDAEQTSPYEFYQYWINVDDRDVSRFLAYFTFLPMDEVRRLGRLEDEAIREAKEVLAYEVTQLAHGKAEADKAQAASRAAFGGGNLNEAEMPTSVIPSERLDTGIPIMALFHEVGLANSRSEARRLIQQGGAYINEKQYRAIDMVVGPDLLEENALLLRAGKKRYHRIVLKEN
- a CDS encoding vitamin B12-dependent ribonucleotide reductase, yielding MAVDNPKEVDEGATSPKPPNGGDRTGLTFTPYFTTSGVHPYDLLEWERRDAVIYNEKGDVIFKQEQVEVPADWTQLATDIASSKYFRKAGVPGAEAEDSARQLVTRVARTLRRAGEELGGYFATPEDAQNFEMELTHILVTQRGAFNSPVWFNCGLWHEYNIEGGGGNYYWDQDAEKVKVTTNAYEHPQNSACFIQSVDDSLDSMLELQRSEVRLFKYGSGTGSNFSKVRARGELLSGGGESSGVLSFLEGFDRWAGSIKSGGTTRRAAKMVILDMDHPEIVDYIDWKLKEEDKAKALIAAGYPADFNGEAYSTVSGQNSNNSLRIPDDFMNAYLQGDSWKTTYRTSGDVADEYDARTLMEKIAYAAWACADPGVQFDSTIQKWHTCKNTGRINASNPCSEYLFLDDSACNLASINLAKFLKDDNTFDIEGFRATVRVFATAMEIIVDLSSYPTERIAQRSHEYRPLGLGYANLGALLMRLGIPYNSAQACAYAGAITAILSGQGYQTSAEIAKSVGAFAGYAKNSDAMLDVMRLHRDAAYGIDPTACPSELLDAAKVDWDLCLEKGEQWGYRNSQISVIAPTGTISFLMDCDTTGIEPEFALVKFKKLAGGGYMKIVNQSVRDALHNLDYTLQQTEAIITYLVGTGTFEGTPHINPETLKRKGFTPEDIDRVAEMLPSAFDLNLAFAPGFLGEECLERLGITEEEAADMSFDLLSALGFTEDEISIAEEVICGTGTVEGAPHLSPTHYAVFDCAVQCGKHGTRYINHMGPLKMMAAVQPFISGAISKTVNVPHDATVDDIKTLYVEAWRRGVKCLAVYRDGSKGSQPLSTRSQQDAEGETDEAIADVPFDRPIRKRLSDTRTSLTHKFSVGGHEGYIHVGFYEDGSPGEVFLRMSKEGTAVSGLMDSVAVLTSIALQYGVPLESLVNKFSHVRFEPSGFTANPDIPIAKSIIDYVFRWLGIRFLSQEPHGDSEVQAFEEEMVPPEELHPYGHGSNGETDSWIAHEKQVVLQHADAPPCLECGALMMRSGVCYRCTNCGATSGCS